One Jeotgalibaca porci genomic region harbors:
- a CDS encoding histidine phosphatase family protein produces the protein MSKGVTFYFMRHGETYLNKYHRMQGWSDTPLTNRGKRDVARSGAGLADVKFDAVYCSDLRRTFETAQIIVNENQHKEEMPPVVAMPEFREIFFGSFEGMDATETWENLWKFLGYEEGMDYRNDKSVIEELNGMKAMDPYHEAEDYLTFWTRVERGLIKLINEHRETGRNILVVCHGMTIRNMIHALIPEFQIDRHLDNASISVVSYYDGFYHLEKFNSVEHFAPDNINNNEQEPEVHKILPTDVDKDDELPLQEQ, from the coding sequence ATGTCAAAAGGTGTTACATTTTATTTTATGCGCCACGGTGAGACCTACTTAAATAAGTATCATCGTATGCAAGGGTGGTCCGATACACCACTTACCAACCGCGGGAAAAGAGACGTTGCGCGTAGTGGTGCTGGGTTAGCAGATGTAAAATTCGATGCTGTTTACTGCAGTGACTTAAGAAGAACATTTGAAACGGCTCAAATAATAGTAAACGAGAATCAACATAAAGAAGAGATGCCTCCAGTAGTAGCCATGCCTGAATTCAGAGAAATATTCTTTGGTTCATTTGAAGGGATGGATGCAACGGAGACATGGGAAAATCTATGGAAGTTCCTTGGTTATGAAGAGGGCATGGATTATCGCAACGATAAATCTGTTATTGAAGAATTAAACGGTATGAAAGCCATGGATCCGTATCACGAAGCAGAAGATTACCTGACATTCTGGACACGCGTGGAAAGAGGATTAATCAAATTAATCAACGAACACCGCGAAACAGGCCGCAATATTTTGGTGGTGTGTCATGGTATGACTATTCGCAATATGATTCATGCGTTAATACCGGAGTTCCAAATTGATCGTCATCTGGACAATGCCAGCATTTCGGTTGTCAGCTATTATGATGGTTTTTATCATTTGGAAAAATTCAATAGCGTAGAGCACTTCGCACCTGATAATATCAATAACAACGAACAAGAGCCTGAAGTTCACAAGATTCTGCCAACAGACGTGGATAAGGATGACGAACTGCCGTTACAAGAGCAGTAA
- a CDS encoding fructose-1,6-bisphosphatase codes for MVVDKDKYLKLLSKQYSTIADTVTEIINLEAIMNLPKATEHFISDLHGEYDAVQHVLRNGSGNIKEKIREIFQGRLSTREMNQLATIVYYPEEKVDLIVSELTSREEIEEFYTLTVTRITELCAFVVSKYTRSKVRKALPPDYAYIIEELLFKDTIMSNKEHYYDKIINTVISLNRGKQLIAAFAHVIQRLVVDHIHVVGDIYDRGPYPDKIIDTLMDGHELDIQWGNHDVLWMGAASGSAACMANVIRISARYDNLEIIEDAYGISLRPLMTFSEMVYPEDRYEPFLPKVNPDSDDEIYQEEIRQIAKMNQAISIIQFKLEGAIIKRHPEFEMEASLLLDKINHDEGTVTIDGKVYPLRCDYFPTIDPNDPYALTEEEKLVVNRLMEGFLNSERLHKHVQFLYSKGSLYLKYNDNLLFHGCVPINDDLTFMEMTIHNKKYKGKALLDEYEDILRKGYLNREAGSDNNRYLDYVWYQWEGKASSLFGKDKMTTFERLYVEDKATHFEHKNAYYKQRHNIELCNMILTEFGLDSCKGHIINGHTPVKENRGENPLKANGKLIVIDGGFSKAYQATTGLAGYTLLYNSFGMQLVSHQPFTSVKDALVNESDIVSTRRIVDKELERKTVRETDVGQRLTEQVNDLQALLAAYYDGRLVEKVSK; via the coding sequence GTGGTTGTAGATAAGGATAAGTACTTAAAGCTGTTATCAAAGCAATATTCGACTATAGCGGACACAGTAACTGAAATTATCAACCTCGAAGCAATCATGAATTTGCCGAAAGCAACAGAGCATTTCATCAGTGATTTGCATGGGGAATATGATGCTGTTCAGCACGTGTTGCGTAACGGTTCCGGTAACATCAAAGAGAAGATTAGAGAGATTTTCCAGGGTCGTTTGAGTACGCGCGAGATGAATCAATTGGCGACCATTGTCTATTATCCAGAAGAAAAGGTTGATTTAATTGTATCGGAATTGACATCGCGAGAAGAAATAGAAGAATTCTACACACTGACGGTGACACGCATTACCGAACTGTGTGCTTTTGTCGTTTCCAAATATACGCGTTCAAAGGTGAGAAAAGCCTTGCCGCCGGACTATGCGTATATCATTGAAGAACTTCTATTCAAAGACACCATTATGTCCAATAAAGAGCATTATTACGATAAAATTATCAATACCGTTATCTCACTAAATCGTGGGAAACAGCTGATTGCCGCTTTTGCGCATGTAATCCAACGTCTGGTAGTCGATCATATTCACGTTGTAGGCGATATTTACGACCGGGGCCCGTATCCGGATAAAATTATTGATACGCTGATGGATGGCCACGAATTGGATATCCAGTGGGGGAATCATGACGTTTTATGGATGGGTGCTGCCAGTGGATCTGCTGCCTGTATGGCAAACGTGATTCGTATCAGTGCGCGTTACGACAACTTGGAGATTATCGAGGATGCGTACGGTATTTCACTTCGCCCACTGATGACGTTTTCGGAAATGGTATATCCGGAAGACCGCTATGAACCTTTTTTACCGAAAGTAAATCCTGATTCAGATGATGAAATCTATCAAGAAGAAATCCGCCAAATTGCGAAAATGAACCAAGCAATTTCGATTATCCAGTTTAAATTGGAAGGTGCGATTATCAAACGCCATCCTGAATTTGAGATGGAAGCAAGTCTGCTATTAGATAAAATTAATCATGATGAAGGTACCGTTACAATCGACGGAAAAGTTTATCCGCTTCGTTGTGATTATTTCCCGACTATCGATCCAAATGACCCGTACGCTCTGACGGAAGAAGAGAAATTGGTTGTGAACCGTCTGATGGAAGGCTTCTTAAATAGTGAGCGTCTCCATAAACATGTGCAATTCCTTTACAGTAAAGGCTCCTTGTATTTGAAATATAATGACAATCTCCTTTTCCATGGTTGTGTGCCGATAAACGATGATTTAACATTCATGGAAATGACCATTCATAATAAGAAGTACAAAGGTAAAGCGCTGCTGGACGAATACGAAGATATTCTCCGGAAAGGGTATTTGAATCGTGAGGCGGGCTCTGACAACAACCGCTACCTCGATTACGTTTGGTATCAGTGGGAAGGAAAAGCCTCCTCATTATTTGGCAAGGATAAGATGACCACGTTCGAACGTCTGTACGTCGAGGATAAAGCGACGCATTTTGAACACAAAAATGCTTATTACAAACAACGTCATAATATTGAATTATGTAATATGATTCTGACCGAATTTGGATTAGACTCCTGTAAAGGCCATATCATTAACGGCCATACACCGGTAAAAGAAAATCGAGGCGAAAACCCGCTGAAAGCAAACGGGAAGTTGATTGTAATCGATGGCGGATTCTCAAAAGCTTATCAGGCAACAACCGGTCTAGCTGGCTACACGTTGCTTTATAATTCATTTGGCATGCAGTTAGTTTCGCACCAACCGTTTACTTCGGTTAAAGATGCCTTAGTAAACGAAAGCGACATCGTTTCGACCCGTCGGATTGTTGACAAAGAGCTCGAGCGTAAGACTGTACGCGAAACAGATGTGGGTCAACGATTAACTGAACAGGTAAATGACCTTCAAGCCTTGCTTGCAGCTTATTATGATGGTAGATTAGTAGAGAAAGTTAGTAAATAA